A single Xiphias gladius isolate SHS-SW01 ecotype Sanya breed wild chromosome 18, ASM1685928v1, whole genome shotgun sequence DNA region contains:
- the dhx35 gene encoding probable ATP-dependent RNA helicase DHX35, translated as MAAPLSTMKFWKPGSEAPGISEERELNTETTGSPIIFNPHTALSIEKQRQKLPVFKHRNNILYLVESYQTVVIVGETGCGKTTQIPQYLLEAGWAAEGKVIGVTQPRRVAAISVANRVAEERGALLGHEVGYTIRFDDCSDPHATRIKFLTDGMLVREMMADPLLKKYSVLILDEAHERTLYTDIAIGLLKKIQKKRRDLRLIVASATLDAKKFYDFFNLNESGDPNKDTCGILTVEGRTFPVDVFYTVSPVPDYVKATVETVLKIHETEDDGDVLAFLTGQEEVEKVVSLLQEQARSLSRYGMKKHLRILPMYSGLPYADQMKVFERAPSSVRKVLVATNIAETSITINGIVFVIDCAFVKLRAYNPCTAIESLVVTPISKASASQRAGRAGRNRPGKCFRLYTEEDFEKLPASTVPEMQRTSLAPVILQLKALGIDNVLRFSFLSPPPAQTMVQALELLYALGGLDHYGRLTDPTGVRMAEFPLSPMFAKMLLESGNFGCSKEIVTIAAMMQIQNIFVVPPNQKKAAAREHRKFAVAEGDHLTMLNVYEAFIKHQKSSQWCQEHFLNYKGLLRGVTVREQLRRLMNKFKVPRTSSEGDPDVILKCIVSGFFANAARIHHSGSYRTLRDDRELHIHPNSVLFGEKPPKWVVFNEVVQTSKYYMRDVTAVESSWLVELAPHFYKQAKHGSLASKRSRVL; from the exons ATGGCGGCTCCCCTGTCCACGATGAAATTTTGGAAGCCGG GGTCTGAGGCGCCGGGGATCTCAGAGGAGCGGGAGCTCAACACAGAGACCACCGGCTCCCCCATCATCTTCAACCCGCACACCGCCCTCTCCATAGAGAAACAGCGGCAGAAACTCCCCGTTTTCAAG CACAGAAACAACATCTTGTACTTGGTGGAGAGCTACCAGACTGTCGTCATAGTTGGTGAGACGGGATGTGGGAAGACAACACAGATACCTCAG TACCTGCTGGAGGCCGGCTGGGCAGCAGAGGGGAAGGTGATTGGAGTGACACAGCCCCGACGAGTGGCTGCTATCTCT GTTGCTAACCGTGTGGCAGAGGAGCGGGGGGCCCTGCTCGGACATGAGGTGGGCTACACCATCCGATTTGATGACTGCTCCGATCCCCACGCCACAAGGATCAAG TTCCTTACAGATGGCATGCTGGTGCGGGAGATGATGGCTGATCCTCTTTTGAAGAAATACAG TGTGTTGATACTAGATGAAGCACATGAGAGAACCCTGTATACAGACATAGCCATTGGTCTACTAAAGAAG ATTCAGAAGAAGCGGCGAGACCTGCGGCTGATTGTGGCCTCTGCCACTCTGGATGCCAAG AAATTCTATGACTTCTTCAACCTGAATGAGTCTGGGGATCCGAACAAGGATACATGTGGTATTCTTACAGTGGAGGGACGTACCTTTCCAGTGGACGTCTTCTACACTGTCAG CCCTGTCCCAGACTACGTGAAGGCCACAGTGGAGACAGTGCTGAAGATCCATGAGACAGAGGATGATGGAGATGTCCTGGCTTTTCTTACTGGACAG GAAGAGGTGGAGAAGGTGGTGTCCCTTCTGCAGGAACAGGCAAGGTCTCTGTCACGATATGGCATGAAGAAACACCTGAGAATTTTGCCCATGTATTCTGGCCTACCGTATGCTGATCAGATGAAGGTCTTTGAGAGGGCACCTTCCTCTGTTCGCAAG GTTTTGGTGGCTACTAACATAGCTGAGACCTCCATCACTATAAATGGAATTGTATTCGTCATCGACTGTGCATTTGTGAAGCTGCGAGCCTATAATCCTTGCACTGCCATCGAGTCGCTGGTGGTCACCCCCATCTCCAAAGCTTCAGCCAGTCAGAGGGCTGGGAGAGCCGGACGAAACCGACCTGGGAAATGCTTTAGACTTTACACAG AGGAGGACTTTGAGAAACTGCCTGCCTCTACTGTGCCAGAGATGCAGCGCACCAGTTTGGCCCCTGTCATCCTGCAGCTCAAAGCATTAGGCATCGACAATGTGCTGCGGTTCAGCTTCCTTTCT CCTCCTCCAGCTCAGACCATGGTTCAGGCTCTGGAACTGCTCTACGCTCTGGGAG GTCTGGACCATTACGGCCGTTTGACTGATCCCACGGGTGTGCGGATGGCAGAGTTTCCTCTCAGCCCCATGTTTGCCAAGATGCTCCTGGAGTCGGGAAACTTCGGCTGCTCCAAAGAGATTGTTACGATAGCAGCAATGATGCAGATTCAGAATATATTTGTTGTGCCACCCAATCAGAAGAAAGCCGCT GCCCGAGAGCATAGGAAATTTGCAGTCGCTGAGGGAGACCACCTCACCATGCTGAATGTGTATGAAGCGTTCATTAAG CACCAGAAGAGCTCCCAGTGGTGTCAGGAACATTTTCTCAATTACAAGGGCCTGCTGCGGGGCGTGACTGTACGAGAGCAGCTTCGTCGTCTCATGAACAAGTTTAAGGTGCCACGGACTTCCAGTGAAG GTGACCCTGATGTGATCCTGAAGTGCATTGTATCTGGGTTTTTCGCTAATGCTGCCCGCATTCATCATTCCGGTTCCTATAG GACTTTACGAGATGATCGGGAGCTTCACATACACCCCAACTCTGTGCTTTTCGGAGAGAAACCTCCAAAATG GGTTGTCTTCAATGAAGTGGTGCAGACATCAAAGTACTACATGCGTGATGTGACTGCTGTTGAGTCGTCCTGGTTGGTTGAGTTGGCCCCTCACTTTTATAAGCAGGCTAAG